AGCGCCAAGGACGGTTACCGGTCGTATCTCCATGCTTATGCCTCGCACAGTCTGCGCAGTGTATTTGACATCCACAAGTTGGATCTCGTCAAGGTGGCCAAGGTAAGTTCTTGTCGTGACATTTTCGCGCCCTTTGGATCATAAGCTGACAAATATTGAACAGAGCTTCGGTTTTGCTACGCCACCAAGGGTTGACATTACTCTGTCAGCCAGCATGAGCAGGGATAAGAAGCCACAAGGGAGAAGGCCGTACGGCAGCCAACCTAAGCAGGAGCGGAGGTAATGGATgaaggaaagggggcggattggtgttgctgcATTATCTCGTGTCTTGTCTATGGCGTTGGGTGTCAAAAGAAGGGTCTACCACATACCAATTGAGCacatttttattttatttacaTTACAGTTTCTTATTGCGTTTGGTGTTGATCGTTGTCAAGACGGCGCCGGGGGGGGTGAGCCAAGATAAGGAGATCTCGGTGACGTCTCGGTATCTGCGAGGCTCTAGCGAATTGCGTGATCTTTGGTCACCGCAGCGCGAGAGTTttgccggggaggaggagggtgttgcaATTAGAATACCGTACACGGCAGGAGAATGGAAGGTTACGCATGGGCTGCGGGACAAGGCAAAAAAGAGGTTTGAGGGGACCGAGTTGTTGGGGTAAAAGGGGCAGAGAGATAAGCGGCCAGGGACGGGAGGCAACACAACCTCAAGCCATGCATCAGGGGGGATAAGGAGGTTGCGTGGTGAGCTTTTGCGCCCTGCCGGATAATTCGGTCCTGGATCTGAAGGGGATGTTCGGTGTTTCGGTAGTTGAACTATGGCCGTTTCTTTTTGATGTCCTGGCAGCGTGCATGGTAACTATAAAGACGGGGTTGTTGCCCGTTTGTTTTCAAGTTGGGATATCATCCTCTCTCCGCACCAGCTTAACCTGTGAACAACAAttatcaacatcaacatcaccagatAGAATGGTCTCCCTacaccccctcctcgacaacgGCATCACCCCCGGCTCGGACTCGTTCCCCGGCGGCACCCTCAAATgcctctgcccctcctcccccgtcgagatcaccctcaccaccaacatcgcTCACAACCACGCCTGCGGCTGCTCCAAATGCTGGAAGCCCGCCGGCGCGCTCTTCTCCATCGTCGGCGTCGTGCCCCGCGACGAGCTCACCGTGACCGCCAACGGGGACAAGCTAGCCATTGTGGACGAGTCGGCCGTCATTCAGCGGTACGCCTGCAAGGAATGCGGGACTCATCTGTACGGGAGGATTGAGAAGGAGCATCCATTCTACGGACTGGACTTTGTGCATGCCGAgttgagcgaggaggaggggtggcaGGAGCCGCAGTTTGCGGCTTTTGTGAGCAGTGTCATTGAGCAGGGGTTTGATCCGGCCaagattggggaggtgagggcgaggtttagggagttggggttggagacgtATGATAGTTTGAGTCCGCCGTTGATGGATGCGATTGCTGCTtggacggggaggaagaatggGAAGTTGCCTGCGGCAGCTTGACTTgaaaggaggaaaggggagggcgCCGGGGGTTGTAGTCTGTAGATTATGAACTGGGCGGTGGTGTTATGGTAGAGAGGAAAAGATATGACGTTTGAAACCAGGGTTtccttttttgtcttttcacAGCGGGCAGGGCCACTGTCGAGCTTATCTTGCGTGTCTTTGGTTTTCGGTTtcattttctcttttcctttctcctttttgttcttttcctttcaTTATGGCATGTCCACTGCCCGATTTCCAAACTTGTAAAGATGTAAAGTGCCATTTAACGCCTATAAAAATCATGGTCTACCGTGTGTACTAGTACTAAATGTAGAAAAGACGGGGGTCGAGGTCGGGGTGTTAGAGGAAGTGAAGGAAATCAAAGAAGCTTGCCAGTCTGCGAGACGCTCTTCACATCCCAAAAGTCCTTGTGCAAGAACCTCGCAGTGGCCTTCCCAAGGGCCGCAGCCTCAGAAATGGGATTGCcgttcttgtccttcttcatGTTCTTCTCCACATCATCCGTCAACGCATCCTTCTGTTGGTTGATCTGCAATTCCGTATCTGTCTTGGGGATAGAAGGGGCGATGAAGGCGAACTTGTCGTTGCCTTTGGAGACATTGATGTGAGGTCCCTTGTTTTCATCCCAGTCCACACGAATGGTCCCCTTGGCAACCGTTCTTCTATTCTTGTCAACGATGTCGACATAGACACCGGCATACCGTTTCCGAGGCTTCTTGTTCTCTGGCTGCCCTGCCATTGCGTCACGACGACGAGCCTGAGCGTCGAACTTTGACTCCTGGACATTTGCACTGTTAGTGTCAAGAATCCAAGACTAGCAAGGTGAAAGCGGGCTCATAATCAGGCTGGTTGCGACAAGAGTGTTGACTCCATGGTCCGTCAACTTATTGATGGCATCcttcttggcgttggcggACTTGATGATTGTCTCAGGCATGGTGGAAGTTGGGGGTGGAAGTTTGGGGATCGAAGATGAGTGGTAAGCAATTCAAGACtttttggttggttgttATGGCGATTGATGAAGTTGTTTTGTTGACGTAGAAATTTATCACAGCAATATCGAGTAGAGGCAGCCCTTATATAGGTATCTACCCCCCAGATAAGGCACTATTCCTGGGTCTCTCACATACCTCAGTCCATCACTGTGCCACTATTCAGACTTTGTCCAAGGCGGCGGCAAAATTCTCACTCGCGGCCATCAACAAGGCACAAGACCGTCACTGCAGCCAGACTTGTAACGACCACTCCTCAAGTTTCCTTCGGAGTTTTCAGCTGCGCCCCGCTTGTGAGGCGTGGTATGGCTGGCCACCTGGGGAGTAGTAAGCAATTCCCTCCCGTTTTTGGTTAATGGTCCATTAGGAGTTTCCAGCTGCGGCGTAGCAGCCTACCACACTTTGCTTGGCACTATCCAGTATGTAGCAAGAGGTGTTAATCAAGGATATTCCTGCATGAtcggtgtttttgtttcGTCTATTTCAGTGTCAAACAATGAGACGGCCGACTGGGCTCGCTTCAGAAGTATACCCAAAGTAGCCTGTGCCTTTCACCGGGGAGGTCTTAGTTACGTGGGTATTCATGTTTTGCGGACAGGTTCAAGGCTCCCGTTTGTGATCCACCTCGAAAGGCCTAAAGTCTCCAATCACCTGCTGCATCCTTACCATCCTCACATTCTCCTTTcccagccaccaccctctcaaaTCAgccagcccctcctccacctctgtGTACGCCATTGGGGATGTCCCTGTTGTGAAGATGACTCTCCCATTCCACTTcctgtcctccttcttcccagcaAACAGATCAGaatccttctcctttccgTACACTTCCACCTTCCTTTTTTGTGTCGCTGTGGCCGAAAAGACAAGTGCAAGGGCAATCTCATCGGCAGTTTTGACGGGAAGCTTCTCCAGCTGAACACCCGGTGTCAAAGGAGGCAACGGTGTCGTTGGTGGCATCGCATCTGAAGTAGACGGAAACGTAGggccaacagcaaccccaTTGATAGCTACCCCGTCTTGAATAGCAACCGTCCTCAGCGAGCGTATCATTCCTAGGATCTTCACCTCTTCTTTTCAGCGTCATTTCATTTCCTCGGGAAGGCAAACTCACAGCAGAACCCGcacacccatccatcacgCCCTCCCCAGGCATCCCCACAGGAGGCAGCACATGACAAGACATGTaacccccagcaccacccggTACACAAATGACCAcactcccccctttccccttctcatcccccaGCCTCCCAACACCCGACCGGGCCATAACCGCCCAACAAACTTTCACAAAGTCACCCACAgtcctcacctccctcgcccagtCCATCCCCACCCCGTTTTCGCCTTCCcgatcatcatcaccttcacccccaacctcgaaGAGAATCCTCTCTGGCCCTGGGACATAAAACGCGTAGTCAACTTTTCCGCATCCCTTTACCGCAGCTTTTAGCTCCTTCCAATTCCTGACGTCAACTCTCAGAAAAGCCAGGCAAGAAGGTATGCCTGGATCTGGTGTGAGTAAAGAGTCGTTGTGTTCTGGGTCCAGGATGATGACTTTTGAGCAGCCTTTTTCGGCCAGCAAGAGAGCAGTGGAGAGGGTTATTTCGGAGGAGCCGCCTGTTATGAGGGCTGTTCTTCCCGTGaggcgggggatgagggagggggttatgGGAAGGGTGGTCATGCTGAGGTTTTGTCGAGTGGTTCAACATGATTgatgaaaaagaagagaggtCCCAGGCAGTCGGTACGGAATAACCAAACGTGTTAAATACTTTGGCAATGATGCTGAGCCGTCGGAGTCGGGAGACGTTGGTGGCTGGATCGTCAGTGGCCTTCCGATGTGTGCGGGAAGACCACCCGGGTTTGTGGTTCCGAATCATCTTCGAGACTCCCAAAGATGTCAGACTGCAAGACGTTCACCATTCCCGGCTTATTTGAGATATGGGGATACGAAGTCAGGGGTCAGGGGTGGTAAAGGTGCTTCATAGAGCCTGCGGTGGAACCAACATCCATCATCCAATCGgaaccatcctcatcggGTATGGTGTAGCGGTAACATCGTTGACTCTCACTTCTCAGAAGTGTCTgctctctcaacagccccgggtTCGACTCCCGGTATCCGAGTCACAACATTCTTTTTTCCCACTCTGAATTCGACTTCAACCAAGTTCTTGAACCCAATGTCGAACCCGGGCACATATCCCAAGGTTGTGTAGTGTAGTGGTTATCACTCTGGATTTTGACTTGAGCCTTCGGTCATTACCTTCCAGTAACCCCGGTTCGAACCCGGGCACGACCTCAATTCTTTGCACTGCCATCTTCCAGATGGTAGTTGTAGTTTTTGGACTCTAGCTTCTTGGCTAGAAGCTGGAGCgcttttctttctgtttcACTTTACTTTTGCCCCGGCGTTCATTCATCTTGCAGATTCCTGAACCGGGACAGTTGGGACAATTGGGCACCAATTCACCTCGCGATGGACTCACTCGCCGAAGAGATAGGCAAGCCGCCATACTGGATCACAGCCTTGACTAGTGTTCACCAACATGGGCTTGATATTCTGCAGCAGATTCAGTCCGGTGCCGCAGTTGACATCCCCACGGCTACCCAAACAATCGACAAGCTCGAGGCGTTGGCTTCCACATGTTTCAACGCGTACGACAATGAATTCATTCTCTTTGGAACCGGCTCAGACGCGAGTCTTGGTAGTCTTATGACAACCATTTGGGAGCTGAAGCGCGCCGTGTTTTCTCAGCGGACGACGCCTCGGTCAGAAGTTTCCAATGTGTGTCTGTTTTGCGCTTGGGCTTTGAGGCGGGTTGGGAATGGAATTGTTGGTATGTGAGAGTGAGTGCCTTGGCTCCTAAGTTGACTTCTCTCTGACAAGAATCTAGGAAAGTATTCTTGGAGTTCGTGGCAGGGGTCGCAATGGATTGCTAACAGTTACCTCTGTGCCATTGACAACTGGCCTGACTTTCCCCGCCTTGAAGCGTCGGCTCGGGGGGGCTGTGATTTGTGTCGTTATCTAAAGGACGGGATagagaaaaagggggtggatttgaATCCACTTCGTCCTAGATCGGAAAACACTAAAGTTGGGGTCTGGATTGAGTTCCGTTATGTGCCCCGAAAGGCAACCGGGAACGACGTTCGACCAGAGCTGACACATGCTCTTGAATATGGCTCGGTGTTTCTGTCAACTACCTCCCCATGGTATTCGACGCCTGTGTGGCAGTTTATGGTTGAATCTGGGAATAGTAAGTCAAGCATCACGTCTACCAGATTTATCTCTTCGTCTAACTGCCTCTTCTGTTCAAGAGCAAGTCGCAGACAAGTTACAAATCTTCTCCCCACCACAGCAGGAGCCATGGTCAGCCCCCAACATCAGCTTCACCCAATCCATCCTCAACGCAGCACGACCAGCAACCACGAAATTCAAACCaacccgcctcctctccctccccccatcccccaactcggccatcaaactcaccaccaccacccacctcccccatcccgtccAATACGCAGCCCTAAGCTACTGTTGGGGTCCCCCTTCAGACGCGATCCAGCAAACAAccctcacaacctcctccctcccctaccGTATGACCAGCATTCCCCTTTCCGAACTCTCCCCTGTCATGCTTGACGCAGTAAAGGTCTGCCGCTCCCTTGGCATCCCTTACCTCTGGATCGACGCTTTATGTATCATCCAGGACAGCAAGACAGACTGGGAGTTTGAGTCACAACAAATGGCGCGGATCTATGAACATTCTTACCTTACCATCTGCGCCGCGGGTTCGTCATCCTGTCTGGAGGGGTTCCTGTCCAAGCGAGCTGTTTACCCTGAATATAGGTACACATCCCCTGCCAAGGGCATAGTTAACGGGGTGTTTACACTCCGATCGGTGCCCAGCAACAGCGATGGGACGCTGGCAGCAAAGgcatcctccccaccgctAGAGCAGGATCTATCCGTCACGAGCTGGAGCGAAAGGGGGTGGGTATTCCAGGAACGGGCCATGTCCACCAGCAAATTATTCTTCGGCAAGTCGATGCTCCACGTCCAAACCAACTCTCTTGTCCTCTCCGAAAACGGCCACCAGTCTGAAGTaaaagccaacaacaaccacgacgACCGCAACACatcacccaacaccacccccctgtccctcccccccctcctcctcctccacggcgaCAAGACCAACAACCGCTACGACCTCTGGCTATCCGTCGTCTTGAAATTCGTGCACTTGAAATGGACAATAGCAgaggacctcctccccggctTGTCCGGTCCGGCCTCCAGATTCAACGACATCATGCCCCCCAACGACGCCTACCTCGCGGGACACTGGCGGTCCGACCTCCACGTCAGCCTCCTCTGGGTCGCCGGCCGCCGTggtcaccacccccgtcccaacaccctcccatcGCTGCTGCAATCCCTCCGGAAAGGCAACCCCCTCCACTGCCCCAGCTGGTCCTGGCCAGGCCGCAGGGACGACATCTTCCGCTTCGTGCACGGCCTACCCGACGGGAGGAAATGCCGTGTCCGAACCCACCTGCGGCCGGAGTTCAGCCTGGTCAAATCAAACGTGCAAGCGGAGGGGCTGGTGAACCCCTTTGGGAGGCTGAGCCCGGGGGTCAACTCGCTCGTCGTTTCCGGGAAGGTCATTCCCATGTCAGACGTCCTCCCCCCTGGCAAACCCAAGTGGGAGTTCACCACCGAGAGCGCGGAGTGGCGGTGCGCAAACGCCGAAAGGGGGTACCTCATCATGGTGTCGCATGactgggatgatgatgctgctggtggatCTAAACCAGCGGTGACGACAGAGGAGGAATTGTCAAAGATCAAGCTGTTTCTGCTGTCGAGCTGCTGCTCGTTGTCCGAGTTGCCTGGCAGCATCAAACTAGGTGCAGAAGCAACGACCAAAATTCTCTTCCCAACAGAACACAGCAAGACATTTCTCGACGACCCGGACTTTCAgtcgggagggggggggggggaggggggacttGCTCGTTTTGTCAGGACCAGAAACGCAAGAGCGATGTCTGGGGTCTGTTGCTCTATCCAGCTGACTCACAAGGGAGGCACTACAGGGTGGGCATCTTTTACTCTCGTGCTCAGCACGGTGGCTCGGAAGTGTTCAACGAGGCAGAAACGTGCGAGGTTGAACTCATGTAGACGGAAGGGAACATCGCACAAAAGAGAGAGCCGAGCACGGGGAGAGAACATCCATGGAGACCCAGAACAAGTAACGGGCAAAATGCCAATGTATTTCCTCCACGACCCACCCAAACGGTGGCCTGGTACACCCGTCATTCGAGATCAACTCCGCTCCATCTATGTAACAAATACGACCATCTGCTTGATATGGTTTTTTAAAATCCAAGTCCAAAAAAACTGCAttcacccccaccaagtGAAGGagcaagcaaaaaaaagcaagCTTAGAAGCGCAAGTCCCAGCCAATGACAGGTCCAATCTTGGGCAGCTCATCAGCAACGCTCTGCACGTCCTTGTCGCCACGGCCGCTCAGGCAAATGACAAcgtcctcgcccttcttcatGGTCTTGGCGAGCTCAATGGCGCCCCAGATACCGTGGG
The window above is part of the Podospora bellae-mahoneyi strain CBS 112042 chromosome 3, whole genome shotgun sequence genome. Proteins encoded here:
- a CDS encoding hypothetical protein (EggNog:ENOG503Q40K; COG:Q); protein product: MTTLPITPSLIPRLTGRTALITGGSSEITLSTALLLAEKGCSKVIILDPEHNDSLLTPDPGIPSCLAFLRVDVRNWKELKAAVKGCGKVDYAFYVPGPERILFEVGGEGDDDREGENGVGMDWAREVRTVGDFVKVCWAVMARSGVGRLGDEKGKGGSVVICVPGGAGGYMSCHVLPPVGMPGEGVMDGCAGSAILGMIRSLRTVAIQDGVAINGVAVGPTFPSTSDAMPPTTPLPPLTPGVQLEKLPVKTADEIALALVFSATATQKRKVEVYGKEKDSDLFAGKKEDRKWNGRVIFTTGTSPMAYTEVEEGLADLRGWWLGKENVRMVRMQQVIGDFRPFEVDHKREP
- a CDS encoding hypothetical protein (EggNog:ENOG503P0ND; COG:E) is translated as MFGVSVVELWPFLFDVLAACMVTIKTGLLPVCFQVGISSSLRTSLTCEQQLSTSTSPDRMVSLHPLLDNGITPGSDSFPGGTLKCLCPSSPVEITLTTNIAHNHACGCSKCWKPAGALFSIVGVVPRDELTVTANGDKLAIVDESAVIQRYACKECGTHLYGRIEKEHPFYGLDFVHAELSEEEGWQEPQFAAFVSSVIEQGFDPAKIGEVRARFRELGLETYDSLSPPLMDAIAAWTGRKNGKLPAAA
- a CDS encoding hypothetical protein (EggNog:ENOG503PAXW; COG:S) → MDSLAEEIGKPPYWITALTSVHQHGLDILQQIQSGAAVDIPTATQTIDKLEALASTCFNAYDNEFILFGTGSDASLGSLMTTIWELKRAVFSQRTTPRSEVSNVCLFCAWALRRVGNGIVGKYSWSSWQGSQWIANSYLCAIDNWPDFPRLEASARGGCDLCRYLKDGIEKKGVDLNPLRPRSENTKVGVWIEFRYVPRKATGNDVRPELTHALEYGSVFLSTTSPWYSTPVWQFMVESGNKQVADKLQIFSPPQQEPWSAPNISFTQSILNAARPATTKFKPTRLLSLPPSPNSAIKLTTTTHLPHPVQYAALSYCWGPPSDAIQQTTLTTSSLPYRMTSIPLSELSPVMLDAVKVCRSLGIPYLWIDALCIIQDSKTDWEFESQQMARIYEHSYLTICAAGSSSCLEGFLSKRAVYPEYRYTSPAKGIVNGVFTLRSVPSNSDGTLAAKASSPPLEQDLSVTSWSERGWVFQERAMSTSKLFFGKSMLHVQTNSLVLSENGHQSEVKANNNHDDRNTSPNTTPLSLPPLLLLHGDKTNNRYDLWLSVVLKFVHLKWTIAEDLLPGLSGPASRFNDIMPPNDAYLAGHWRSDLHVSLLWVAGRRGHHPRPNTLPSLLQSLRKGNPLHCPSWSWPGRRDDIFRFVHGLPDGRKCRVRTHLRPEFSLVKSNVQAEGLVNPFGRLSPGVNSLVVSGKVIPMSDVLPPGKPKWEFTTESAEWRCANAERGYLIMVSHDWDDDAAGGSKPAVTTEEELSKIKLFLLSSCCSLSELPGSIKLGAEATTKILFPTEHSKTFLDDPDFQSGGGGTCSFCQDQKRKSDVWGLLLYPADSQGRHYRVGIFYSRAQHGGSEVFNEAETCEVELM